In a single window of the Centroberyx gerrardi isolate f3 chromosome 17, fCenGer3.hap1.cur.20231027, whole genome shotgun sequence genome:
- the bsdc1 gene encoding BSD domain-containing protein 1 codes for MAEGEGWWGGWLQQSFQAVKDKSSEAFEFIKRDLTEFSTVVQHDTACSIVATASAVRNKLAVEGSSETTEKVKKSLSSFLGVITDTLAPPPDKTIDCDVITLVATPAGTTEVYDSTKARLYSLQADPATYCNEPDGPPEQFDNWLSSFSLEEKKGEISELLVNSPSIRALYTKMVPAAVAHSEFWQRYFYKVFQLDQEEARRVALKQRAEQSTHTESLGWEEEEEDDFLGATSSSRLDFTPPLEDSAAQLPATSTGPTAMTLLSPVLSPSTPSISSDSVSLPTQVEVRPEPVPTELTKKLTEASLEDMVDKTQEDQRPGKSGSHPEAPAGAVAQPEVTVDGVSARAPAPTSKPDTTKEEGPQDLRVFELNSDSGKSTPSNNGKKGSSTDVSEDWEKDFDLDMTEEEVQMALSKVEASGELDEDWENWD; via the exons ATGGCTGAAGG AGAAGGCTGGTGGGGAGGCTGGCTTCAGCAGAGCTTCCAGGCCGTCAAAGACAAG TCATCTGAGGCCTTTGAATTCATAAAGCGAGACCTAACAGAGTTCTCCACTGTTGTGCAACATGATACAGCCTGCTCAATTGTGGCTACAGCCAGTGCTGTCAGAAACAAACTTGCG GTGGAGGGCTCCTCAGAGACCACAGAAAAGGTGAAGAAGAGCCTTTCTAGTTTCTTAGGAGTCATAACGGATACGCTTGCCCCACCTCCTGATAAAACCATTGACTGTGATGTTATCACTCTGGTGGCAACCCCAGCAGGAACTACGGAGGTCTATGACAGTACCAAG GCGCGTCTCTACAGTCTACAGGCTGACCCCGCGACGTATTGCAATGAGCCTGATG GTCCCCCAGAGCAGTTTGACAACTGGCTGTCCAGCTTCAGtttggaggagaagaaaggagagatttCTGAGCTTTTGGTCAACAGTCCCTCTATACGAGCCCTATACACCAAAATG GTGCCGGCAGCTGTAGCCCATTCAGAATTCTGGCAGAGGTATTTCTACAAAGTCTTCCAGTTGGACCAG GAGGAGGCAAGGAGAGTGGCACTGAAGCAgagggcagagcagagcacCCACACAGAGAGCCtgggctgggaggaggaggaggagg ATGACTTCCTCGGTGCCACGTCATCATCCCGACTCGACTTTACGCCCCCACTGGAGGACAGTGCAGCCCAGCTGCCCGCGACCTCGACGGGTCCCACAGCAATGACTCTGCTGAGCCCCGTTCTGTCCCCAAGCACTCCCTCAATTAGCAGCGACAGCGTCAGCCTGCCGACACAGGTGGAGGTGAGGCCAGAGCCTGTCCCTACTGAGCTGACCAAGAAACTGACAGAAGCTAGCCTGGAAGACATGGTGGACAAGACGCAGGAGGACCAGCGGCCTGGGAAGAGCGGCTCACATCCTGAGGCTCCAGCAGGAGCCGTAGCCCAGCCAGAGGTCACTGTCGATGGGGTGTCAGCGCGGGCTCCTGCCCCCACCTCTAAACCAGACACCACAAAGGAAGAGGGGCCCCAGGACCTGAGAGTGTTCGAGCTTAACTCTGACAGCGGGAAGTCTACGCCCTCAAACAATGGCAAGAAAG GGTCCAGCACCGATGTGAGTGAGGATTGGGAGAAAGACTTTGACCTGGACATGACAGAAGAGGAGGTCCAAATGGCGCTCTCTAAAGTGGAAGC
- the olig4 gene encoding oligodendrocyte transcription factor 4, with translation MDSDAGSTCSRSSSPDLVVDDSAGSFFSNKMFQTYCQEQREDREAGQGRTEHCDGDGKTKSRSDVSKDEVQDLRLKVNSRERKRMHDLNQAMDGLREVMPYAQGPSVRKLSKISTLLLARNYILMLSSSLEEMKKLVGDVYGGSAQSRSTSHPRISAPAPTAHLPLHPLAQSLHSLVGSTASALQHHSPPPAPHSPPSASFLGFHAPVQGLLKDPLHLTSSYRHFPGMPCPCSLCQPLPTTTSTLRLSMNK, from the coding sequence ATGGATTCTGATGCTGGCTCCACCTGCAGCCGCTCTTCATCCCCAGACCTGGTGGTGGATGACTCCGCTGGGAGCTTCTTCTCCAACAAGATGTTCCAGACATACTGCCAagaacagagggaagacagggaGGCCGGCCAGGGCAGGACAGAGCACTGCGACGGGGACGGCAAGACCAAGAGCAGGTCCGACGTCTCCAAGGATGAGGTGCAGGACCTGAGACTGAAAGTCAACAGCCGGGAGAGGAAAAGGATGCACGATCTGAACCAGGCGATGGACGGCCTGAGAGAGGTCATGCCCTACGCCCAGGGCCCCTCTGTCCGCAAGCTGTCAAAGATCTCCACCCTGCTGCTGGCCCGCAACTACATTCTCATGCTGTCCAGCTCcttggaggagatgaagaagttGGTGGGGGATGTATATGGAGGGAGCGCCCAGAGCCGCTCCACCAGCCACCCCAGGATCAGCGCTCCGGCCCCCACCGCCCACCTCCCGCTGCATCCCCTGGCCCAGTCCCTGCACTCCCTGGTGGGCAGCACGGCTTCCGCTCTCCAGCACCACTCGCCTCCTCCGGCCCCGCACTCGCCCCCATCAGCCAGCTTCCTGGGTTTTCATGCTCCGGTCCAGGGTCTACTGAAGGACCCCCTCCACCTGACCAGCTCCTACAGGCACTTCCCTGGCATGCCCTGCCCCTGCTCGCTCTGCCAGCCTTTGCCCACCACTACCTCCACACTGCGCCTGTCCATGAACAAGTGA